One genomic region from Natrinema sp. DC36 encodes:
- a CDS encoding fumarylacetoacetate hydrolase family protein has protein sequence MRLVRFNDDRLGLLTDDNSIIDVTDELGLETNDPLKEYARKDYDASEYEDEEPDYDREEITIESPVRRPGKVIAAPLNYENHVEEALADKDIVTEEWFTIEDKGYFLKAPSSVAGPEDGIELPFNDRRVDHEIELAFVMGEDVKDIDADDVWDAVLGYTILLDVSVRGDQDRSNRKSYDTFTIIGPCVTTADEFDDPHDLEMELQLNGETKQQQNTGGMIYSCADIVEYASIGATIEAGDVITTGTPEGVSPLSDGDTIDAEIEGVGAMTVDVTERDVAFEDIDVQKSQKGE, from the coding sequence ATGCGACTCGTTAGATTCAACGACGATCGGCTCGGCCTACTGACCGACGACAACAGCATCATCGACGTGACCGACGAACTCGGCCTCGAGACGAACGATCCGCTCAAGGAGTACGCCCGAAAGGACTACGACGCCAGCGAGTACGAGGACGAAGAGCCCGACTACGACCGCGAGGAGATCACCATCGAATCCCCGGTACGCCGACCCGGCAAGGTCATCGCCGCGCCGCTGAACTACGAGAACCACGTCGAGGAAGCCCTCGCTGACAAGGACATCGTCACTGAGGAGTGGTTCACCATCGAGGACAAGGGCTACTTCCTCAAGGCCCCCTCGAGCGTCGCCGGCCCCGAGGACGGCATCGAACTGCCGTTCAACGACCGCCGTGTCGACCACGAGATCGAACTGGCGTTCGTCATGGGCGAGGACGTCAAGGACATCGACGCCGACGACGTCTGGGATGCGGTCCTGGGCTACACGATCCTGCTCGACGTCTCCGTCCGCGGCGACCAGGACCGCTCGAACCGCAAGTCCTACGACACGTTCACGATCATCGGTCCCTGCGTCACGACCGCCGACGAGTTCGATGACCCCCACGACCTCGAAATGGAACTGCAGCTCAACGGCGAGACCAAGCAGCAGCAGAACACCGGCGGTATGATCTACAGCTGCGCCGACATCGTCGAGTACGCCTCGATCGGCGCGACCATCGAGGCCGGCGACGTCATCACCACGGGGACGCCGGAGGGGGTCAGCCCGCTCTCGGACGGCGACACCATCGACGCCGAGATCGAGGGCGTCGGCGCGATGACTGTCGACGTCACCGAGCGTGACGTCGCCTTCGAGGACATCGACGTCCAGAAGAGTCAGAAGGGCGAATAA
- a CDS encoding SDR family oxidoreductase, which yields MTDPAYLVIGGANGLGAATARELAREGANVVVSDLGTAVDGTGSDPQPAREIAAKIGEIEDASAVAHFGDAADAEDAEAAVKTTLESFGRLDGVANFAGILRDGMSWSLSEEDWDAVMQSHLRSNFTLLRSAVRHWSSVDNGDESEADGTDAADDRSFLAVSSRGALGNVGQLAYASANAGVLGFVRSASTELHRQDVRVNALVPNGYTRMTETIPEEHRPYTREELPPENVAPAAVYLLSEAAADVTGVTVTAAGDEIGILSEPRQIRTGVAEDGWTVDAVNEVFDSIADGYETTRTDRFL from the coding sequence GTGACCGACCCTGCATACCTCGTCATCGGCGGTGCCAACGGACTCGGCGCGGCGACCGCGAGAGAACTCGCCCGCGAGGGTGCGAACGTCGTCGTCTCCGATTTAGGGACCGCCGTCGACGGCACCGGGTCAGATCCACAGCCAGCCCGCGAGATCGCCGCCAAGATCGGCGAGATCGAGGACGCCTCGGCGGTCGCCCACTTCGGTGACGCCGCCGACGCCGAGGACGCCGAGGCAGCCGTCAAGACGACCCTCGAGTCGTTCGGCCGACTGGACGGCGTTGCCAACTTCGCGGGAATCCTCCGGGACGGAATGTCCTGGTCGCTGTCCGAGGAGGACTGGGACGCCGTGATGCAGAGCCACCTCCGGAGCAACTTCACGCTGTTGCGCAGTGCCGTCCGCCACTGGAGCTCGGTCGATAACGGGGACGAGAGCGAGGCCGATGGCACAGATGCGGCAGACGACCGATCCTTCCTTGCAGTCAGTTCCAGAGGGGCGCTGGGTAACGTCGGGCAACTCGCGTACGCGAGCGCGAACGCGGGCGTCCTCGGCTTCGTCCGCTCGGCCTCGACGGAATTGCACCGCCAGGACGTCCGGGTCAACGCGCTCGTTCCGAACGGCTACACGCGGATGACCGAGACGATTCCGGAAGAGCACCGGCCGTACACGCGCGAGGAACTGCCACCCGAGAACGTCGCGCCTGCTGCAGTCTATCTGTTGAGCGAGGCCGCCGCCGACGTCACGGGCGTCACTGTGACCGCAGCGGGCGACGAGATTGGGATCCTCTCGGAACCGCGGCAGATTCGGACCGGCGTCGCCGAGGACGGCTGGACGGTCGACGCGGTCAACGAGGTGTTCGATTCGATCGCCGACGGCTACGAGACGACGCGGACCGACCGGTTCCTGTAG
- a CDS encoding cupin domain-containing protein has protein sequence MAQQDPEERIELTSETREILEENDLRPLWEVENTMGNVYDNLQADIWKWDDIKRAIDNVEEDMPIEELPPGFQRRVAVPINTGMDNAISNTIYVGVQTVSPGETAPSHRHGANALRFTIDGHEDMKTVVAGEEFPMENNDLITTPQWEWHDHVNDSDETAMWLDVLDLPLVLDSLNASNVFENHELERQPVSKTQGYWDSQFGQGRPADESKSDGIPGPFDGIRDPTPPHRFSWEETIRTLRQRADNNTPDPYDGYSMAYVNPTNGQPPLFPTMSFRAQLLQEATETHFHNATEVYFVIEGEGATHVGDETLEWGQWDIFVVPPNELHSHEPDGEEAILLGMTDRPVFEAFNFYAESAPDE, from the coding sequence ATGGCACAGCAAGACCCCGAAGAGCGCATAGAACTGACTTCGGAGACCCGAGAGATCCTCGAGGAGAACGACCTCCGTCCCCTCTGGGAGGTCGAGAACACGATGGGGAACGTCTACGACAATCTCCAGGCGGATATCTGGAAGTGGGACGACATCAAGCGGGCGATCGACAACGTCGAGGAGGACATGCCTATCGAGGAACTCCCGCCAGGGTTCCAGCGCCGGGTCGCGGTGCCGATCAACACCGGGATGGACAATGCCATCTCGAACACGATCTACGTCGGTGTGCAGACCGTCTCGCCCGGTGAGACAGCACCGTCTCACCGTCACGGCGCCAACGCCCTGCGCTTTACCATCGACGGCCACGAGGACATGAAGACTGTCGTCGCGGGCGAGGAGTTCCCGATGGAGAACAATGACCTCATCACGACGCCCCAATGGGAGTGGCACGACCATGTCAACGACTCCGACGAGACGGCGATGTGGCTCGACGTACTGGATCTGCCGCTGGTCCTCGACTCGCTGAACGCCTCGAACGTCTTCGAGAACCACGAGCTCGAGCGTCAGCCCGTCTCCAAGACGCAGGGCTACTGGGACTCTCAGTTCGGACAGGGTCGCCCCGCCGATGAGAGCAAAAGCGACGGTATCCCCGGGCCGTTCGATGGGATCCGCGACCCGACTCCCCCACACCGCTTCAGTTGGGAGGAGACCATCCGGACGCTGCGCCAGCGCGCGGACAACAACACGCCCGACCCCTACGACGGCTACAGCATGGCCTACGTCAACCCGACGAACGGCCAGCCGCCGCTGTTCCCGACGATGTCGTTCCGGGCGCAGTTATTGCAAGAAGCGACTGAGACGCACTTCCACAACGCCACGGAGGTCTACTTCGTCATCGAAGGAGAGGGCGCCACGCACGTCGGCGACGAGACTCTCGAGTGGGGACAGTGGGATATCTTCGTGGTCCCTCCAAACGAACTCCACAGCCACGAGCCGGACGGCGAGGAAGCGATCCTGCTGGGCATGACCGATCGACCGGTGTTCGAGGCGTTCAACTTCTACGCCGAATCGGCGCCCGACGAATAA
- a CDS encoding AMP-binding protein — protein MNFIETFHRTVRRYSSDTAIIFDDGWSLTYRELDDRTTRLANALNDRAGDRRAATLAVNGPTAIEMMIASQKRGIGNVQLPFRDSLSGLRSMLEPTDTATLVFDDANAEKALDVLDHTDIEYGIHAGKTSIDRDDVESYDVVLSDASIGEVEPYQDYEHGVFYTSGTTSAPKAVLFDQEKLWHGSTQAIMEMGIEETDTALVTTPWYHMMTCDAWILPHIQAGATLVVQSDFDPDETLRLAADHDATGLLAVPTQLHALADRQAEAEYDIDALSYIRIGGSIVTEGLVEKASEHLTEGVYNTYGLTEGGPNLTFAHPSVQDEHAGMIGKESFVSEVRVVEAADPDEVPDPEATVDPGETGEVIARGPGTCDGYMDRPEETEWLIIDDEWIRTGDVAEVNEDGYLYITGRVDNMFVCGGENIYPEEVEEVVETHEDVDEVVVVGVEDEKWGHQVACVVCPDADDLTEDELDEFCKDHDQLPNFKRPREYVLTKEKLPRTDTGTVQRETVQTEFFAEAE, from the coding sequence ATGAATTTCATCGAGACCTTCCACCGTACCGTTCGACGGTACTCGTCGGATACGGCGATCATCTTCGACGATGGGTGGTCGTTGACCTACCGGGAACTCGACGACCGTACCACCCGTCTCGCGAACGCCCTGAACGACCGAGCGGGCGATCGTCGGGCGGCGACGCTGGCGGTCAACGGCCCGACAGCCATTGAGATGATGATCGCGAGCCAGAAGCGTGGGATTGGCAACGTCCAGTTGCCGTTTCGCGACAGCCTCAGCGGACTCAGATCGATGCTCGAGCCCACCGATACGGCAACCCTCGTCTTCGACGACGCCAACGCTGAGAAGGCCCTCGATGTTTTAGATCACACAGATATCGAGTACGGCATTCACGCTGGAAAGACGTCAATTGATCGTGATGATGTCGAGTCGTATGACGTTGTCCTCTCGGACGCGTCAATCGGCGAGGTCGAGCCGTATCAGGACTACGAACACGGCGTCTTCTACACTAGCGGGACGACGAGCGCGCCGAAAGCGGTGCTGTTCGATCAGGAGAAGCTCTGGCACGGCAGCACGCAGGCAATCATGGAGATGGGTATCGAAGAGACTGACACGGCGCTAGTGACGACACCGTGGTATCACATGATGACCTGTGACGCCTGGATCCTGCCCCACATTCAGGCCGGTGCGACGCTGGTCGTGCAGTCGGACTTCGATCCTGACGAGACGCTTCGGCTCGCAGCGGACCACGACGCGACGGGGCTGTTGGCCGTGCCGACGCAGCTGCACGCGCTGGCCGATCGCCAAGCAGAAGCCGAGTACGACATCGACGCCCTCTCGTACATCCGGATAGGCGGCTCGATCGTCACAGAGGGACTCGTCGAGAAGGCATCCGAGCACCTTACCGAGGGCGTCTACAATACCTACGGGCTGACCGAAGGCGGACCGAACCTGACGTTCGCACACCCCTCTGTTCAGGACGAACACGCAGGGATGATCGGAAAGGAGTCGTTCGTATCAGAGGTCCGCGTCGTCGAAGCGGCCGACCCAGACGAGGTTCCAGATCCGGAGGCGACAGTCGACCCCGGCGAGACGGGCGAAGTAATCGCTCGTGGGCCCGGCACCTGTGATGGCTACATGGACCGTCCGGAGGAGACCGAGTGGCTGATTATCGACGACGAGTGGATCCGGACGGGCGACGTCGCCGAAGTCAACGAAGACGGCTACCTGTACATCACCGGCCGCGTCGACAACATGTTCGTCTGCGGTGGCGAGAACATCTACCCCGAGGAGGTCGAGGAAGTCGTTGAGACCCACGAGGACGTCGACGAGGTCGTCGTCGTCGGCGTCGAGGATGAGAAATGGGGCCACCAAGTGGCCTGCGTCGTTTGTCCCGACGCAGACGATCTCACAGAGGACGAACTGGACGAGTTCTGCAAGGATCACGACCAACTGCCGAACTTCAAGCGCCCCCGCGAGTACGTGCTGACGAAAGAGAAGTTACCGCGGACCGACACGGGAACCGTCCAGCGGGAGACGGTCCAGACCGAATTCTTCGCCGAGGCCGAGTAG
- a CDS encoding FAD-dependent monooxygenase, whose product MSDDTTDVPVLVAGAGPVGMTTALALHARGIETTVLEADPEDRDRSGSRAIYVHGSTLRTLERIRPGLGADLVEEGLVWPTRRTLYKGKEVFNRTYDSPGGSGDIPHFTSVPQVVTEQYMLEALEEVGIDIHWGSEVVSVDSSPDGVTVETDDGREWETEHLIGADGGGSTVRKEIGANFEGDQSENAFIIADVEDKDIDDGHPDLERMFHYDAPEADGRNVLLVPFTGGWRLDIQCIDGDDPEELSSDERMREFVRDIMGEEYADKLKWVSTYHFLQVMADTFVDDHRRVLLAGEAAHLLAPFGARGMNSGIADADEAASAISVALDARTDAVARDEVELYAARREKAAEYNLGAAGQALEYLQGDDPVTVLRKEVAASMADKFETAGEWLDDAPYGPHGSPPIVSTGNY is encoded by the coding sequence ATGAGCGATGATACGACCGACGTACCGGTACTGGTTGCCGGTGCCGGACCAGTTGGCATGACAACTGCGCTCGCACTGCACGCACGGGGAATCGAGACTACGGTCCTCGAGGCGGATCCCGAGGACCGCGATCGATCGGGGAGCCGGGCCATCTACGTCCACGGCTCGACGCTTCGGACCCTCGAGCGGATCCGTCCGGGACTGGGTGCCGATCTCGTCGAGGAAGGGCTTGTCTGGCCGACCCGGCGAACCCTCTACAAGGGTAAGGAAGTGTTCAACCGGACGTACGACTCGCCAGGCGGTAGCGGCGACATCCCCCACTTCACCAGCGTTCCGCAGGTCGTGACCGAGCAGTACATGCTCGAGGCGCTGGAAGAGGTCGGTATCGACATCCACTGGGGGTCGGAGGTCGTCTCGGTCGACTCCTCGCCGGACGGCGTCACCGTCGAGACCGACGACGGCCGCGAGTGGGAGACCGAGCACCTGATCGGCGCGGACGGCGGCGGCTCGACGGTCCGCAAGGAGATCGGCGCCAACTTCGAGGGCGACCAGTCCGAGAACGCCTTTATTATCGCCGACGTCGAAGATAAGGATATCGACGACGGCCATCCGGACCTAGAGCGGATGTTCCACTACGACGCGCCCGAAGCCGACGGACGGAACGTGTTGCTTGTTCCCTTCACCGGCGGCTGGCGGCTCGACATCCAGTGTATCGATGGCGACGATCCCGAGGAACTCAGCAGCGACGAGCGGATGCGCGAGTTCGTCCGCGACATCATGGGCGAGGAGTACGCGGACAAGTTGAAGTGGGTCTCCACCTATCACTTCCTTCAGGTGATGGCGGACACCTTCGTCGACGACCACCGCCGCGTCCTGCTGGCCGGCGAAGCCGCACACCTGTTGGCGCCCTTCGGCGCTCGCGGGATGAACTCCGGTATCGCCGACGCTGACGAGGCCGCTTCCGCCATCTCTGTTGCACTCGACGCCCGCACGGACGCGGTCGCCCGCGATGAGGTCGAACTGTACGCAGCACGTCGTGAGAAAGCCGCCGAATACAACCTCGGCGCGGCCGGACAGGCTCTCGAGTACCTCCAGGGCGACGATCCGGTGACCGTCCTCCGGAAAGAGGTGGCCGCCTCGATGGCCGACAAATTCGAGACCGCCGGTGAGTGGCTCGACGACGCACCGTACGGCCCCCATGGGTCACCGCCGATCGTCTCGACCGGTAACTACTGA